A stretch of the uncultured Desulfobacter sp. genome encodes the following:
- the rsmG gene encoding 16S rRNA (guanine(527)-N(7))-methyltransferase RsmG, whose amino-acid sequence MKEFCHYLEKGANALGLNLSPDQTALLATHAQQLQLWNAKMNLTAIKDIRLVAYKHFVDALAAAQFLEGSSRIMDIGSGAGFPAVPMKVICPNLDVTMVDAVRKKVSFLNHVVRTLKLGNIKALHARVEDLARDSAHFQMYDTVTARGFADLGKFADLAGPMLAPGGRIYALKGANALEEISSELKNKFQITHRSYTLPFVEAQRVVVILQSPSD is encoded by the coding sequence ATGAAGGAATTTTGCCATTATCTTGAAAAGGGTGCCAATGCGCTTGGGTTAAATCTGTCACCGGACCAGACTGCCTTGCTGGCCACCCATGCACAGCAGTTACAGCTTTGGAATGCCAAAATGAACTTGACCGCCATAAAGGATATCCGGCTTGTGGCGTATAAACATTTTGTGGATGCACTGGCTGCGGCCCAATTTCTGGAGGGGTCGTCACGAATAATGGACATTGGGTCCGGAGCGGGATTCCCGGCTGTTCCCATGAAAGTCATCTGCCCGAATCTTGATGTCACCATGGTGGATGCCGTGAGAAAAAAAGTCAGTTTTTTAAACCATGTGGTACGCACCTTAAAACTTGGCAACATCAAAGCGCTGCATGCAAGGGTGGAAGACCTTGCCCGGGATTCAGCGCATTTTCAAATGTATGACACAGTGACGGCCAGGGGGTTTGCCGATCTTGGAAAATTTGCAGATCTTGCCGGTCCAATGCTGGCACCCGGTGGCAGAATTTATGCGCTGAAAGGTGCCAATGCCTTGGAAGAAATATCTTCTGAGCTTAAAAATAAGTTTCAAATTACACATAGATCTTATACCCTGCCGTTTGTTGAAGCCCAAAGGGTTGTGGTTATTCTTCAGAGCCCGTCAGATTGA
- the fusA gene encoding elongation factor G, with amino-acid sequence MIRDLKRVRNIGISAHIDSGKTTLTERILFYTNRIHKINEVRGKDGTGAVMDSMELEKERGITIASAATHCEWDKHAVNIIDTPGHVDFTVEVERSLRVLDGVVLILCSVSGVQSQSITVDQQMKRYEVPCIAFVNKCDRSGANPLKVSQQLKDKLGHNSVMMQLPIGLEDKHEGLIDLVTMKAYYFEGDNGEQMVEADIPAELQDDADAAREEMLDEVSLFSEELTDALLEEAEISEELIMAAVRTGTIAREMTPVFLGSAYKNKGVQPLLNAVVNYLPCPLDIRNEAIDLDNNEETVVLESDFDKPAVALAFKLEDGQYGQLTYIRVYQGCVNKGDTLINSRDHKKVKIGRLIRMHSNQMEDVECIPAGHIGAMFGIDCASGDTFVSPDVNYSMMAMHVMDPVISLSITPKDNKAQINMSKALNRFTKEDPTFKTYVDHETGDTIIQGMGELHLEVYVERMKREYKAEVATGQPRVAYRETITKKAPFNYTHKKQTGGAGQFGRVAGFMEPTEEEFEFVNKITGGRIPTQYIPACEKGFEGCLEKGPSLEFPVTGIKVTLEDGAYHAVDSSEMAFQSAARGGFLEAYNKAKPVIMEPIMKVVIETPNEFQGACMGLINQRRGIIQGSQEEGVMSVIESQVPLSDMFGFSTVLRSATQGKAQFTMEFSSYKQAPQSIADEIAKKKAEEKAAKNK; translated from the coding sequence ATGATCAGAGATCTTAAACGGGTAAGAAATATTGGAATCAGTGCTCATATCGATTCCGGTAAAACCACGCTTACTGAACGGATTCTTTTTTATACCAACCGAATCCATAAAATCAACGAAGTCAGGGGCAAGGACGGCACAGGTGCGGTCATGGATTCCATGGAACTGGAAAAGGAAAGGGGCATTACCATTGCCTCTGCAGCCACCCACTGCGAATGGGACAAGCATGCCGTCAATATTATTGATACACCCGGCCATGTGGATTTCACCGTGGAGGTGGAACGGTCACTGCGGGTTCTGGACGGTGTAGTACTGATTCTTTGCTCGGTATCCGGGGTTCAGTCCCAGTCCATTACCGTTGACCAGCAGATGAAGCGCTACGAAGTTCCCTGTATCGCGTTTGTCAACAAGTGTGACCGTTCAGGCGCCAACCCGCTTAAAGTCAGCCAGCAGCTTAAAGACAAACTCGGACACAACTCCGTGATGATGCAGCTTCCCATCGGCCTTGAAGATAAGCATGAAGGTCTTATTGACCTTGTTACAATGAAAGCCTACTATTTTGAAGGCGACAATGGAGAACAAATGGTCGAAGCCGACATTCCTGCAGAGCTTCAGGATGATGCTGATGCGGCCAGAGAAGAGATGCTTGATGAGGTCTCTTTGTTCTCCGAAGAACTGACGGACGCGCTTCTTGAAGAGGCTGAAATCTCCGAAGAACTGATCATGGCAGCGGTCAGGACCGGCACCATTGCCCGGGAGATGACCCCTGTTTTTCTGGGTTCAGCTTACAAAAACAAAGGCGTTCAGCCCTTGCTGAATGCAGTTGTCAATTACCTGCCCTGCCCCCTGGATATCAGAAACGAAGCCATTGACCTGGACAATAACGAGGAAACGGTTGTCCTGGAAAGTGATTTCGACAAACCCGCTGTAGCGCTGGCCTTTAAATTGGAAGATGGCCAGTACGGTCAGCTGACCTACATTCGTGTCTACCAGGGTTGCGTGAATAAGGGAGATACGCTGATCAACAGCAGGGATCACAAGAAGGTTAAAATCGGACGTCTCATTCGTATGCACTCCAACCAGATGGAAGATGTGGAATGTATTCCGGCCGGCCATATCGGTGCAATGTTCGGTATTGATTGTGCATCGGGCGACACCTTTGTGTCACCGGATGTCAACTACTCCATGATGGCCATGCACGTTATGGACCCGGTTATCTCCTTGTCCATTACACCCAAGGACAACAAAGCCCAAATCAACATGTCCAAGGCTCTGAACCGGTTCACCAAGGAAGACCCGACATTCAAGACCTATGTGGATCATGAAACCGGAGATACAATTATCCAGGGTATGGGCGAGCTTCACTTGGAAGTATACGTGGAGCGCATGAAACGTGAATACAAGGCCGAAGTTGCCACAGGCCAACCCCGGGTTGCTTACAGAGAAACTATTACTAAAAAAGCCCCATTCAATTATACCCATAAAAAACAGACCGGTGGTGCAGGTCAGTTTGGCCGTGTCGCAGGCTTTATGGAGCCTACTGAAGAAGAATTTGAATTTGTGAACAAAATTACCGGCGGCCGCATTCCAACCCAATATATTCCGGCCTGCGAAAAGGGCTTTGAGGGCTGCCTTGAAAAGGGCCCCAGCCTTGAATTCCCCGTAACCGGCATCAAGGTCACCTTAGAAGACGGTGCCTACCATGCCGTTGACTCATCTGAGATGGCATTTCAGTCAGCAGCCCGTGGTGGTTTTCTTGAGGCTTACAACAAAGCAAAACCTGTGATCATGGAACCGATTATGAAGGTGGTCATTGAAACTCCCAATGAGTTCCAAGGAGCCTGCATGGGCCTGATCAACCAGCGGCGAGGCATTATCCAGGGTTCCCAGGAGGAAGGGGTTATGTCAGTCATCGAATCCCAGGTTCCACTGTCCGACATGTTCGGTTTTTCAACGGTTTTACGATCCGCCACCCAGGGTAAAGCTCAGTTTACCATGGAATTTTCTTCGTATAAACAGGCTCCCCAGTCTATTGCAGACGAAATTGCCAAGAAAAAAGCCGAAGAAAAAGCAGCCAAAAACAAATAA
- a CDS encoding zinc metalloprotease HtpX has product MDKRQFKFQQLVNRFHMLILFLAMTVLLAVTGWVIAGMAGVNAAVILACLSWIFSPTSSSSFVMRLYRTRPISSRRFPELYQISDVLAQRAGLKRSPDLYLLPGKLMNAFAVGSKDDPAICLSQELIHTLDTKEIVGILGHEISHIKNNDMLFMEYAYIFNRITYYVSLVGQIGLIFLAPLIWISQGTLPIIPVIIMAFAPAMSLFLIHALSRSHEYEADLGSAMLTGSPDYLIAALTKLEIYKKNMKRWFKIPISENHSNSLLRTHPPTKERIRRLQSYKTSDQHFLWT; this is encoded by the coding sequence ATGGATAAAAGACAGTTTAAATTCCAGCAGCTTGTTAACCGGTTTCATATGCTCATATTATTTTTGGCCATGACAGTATTGCTGGCAGTAACCGGCTGGGTTATTGCAGGAATGGCCGGTGTTAACGCTGCAGTTATATTGGCGTGTCTGTCCTGGATATTCAGCCCCACTTCATCATCGAGTTTTGTAATGAGACTTTACCGAACCCGGCCGATATCCTCCCGCAGGTTTCCGGAACTCTACCAAATTTCCGATGTGCTGGCACAACGCGCAGGCCTTAAACGTTCTCCTGATCTGTACCTGCTACCGGGAAAATTAATGAATGCATTTGCAGTCGGGTCAAAAGACGATCCGGCTATTTGTTTAAGCCAAGAACTGATCCATACCCTTGACACAAAAGAGATCGTCGGCATTCTTGGACATGAAATCAGTCATATAAAGAATAACGATATGCTTTTTATGGAATATGCGTATATTTTCAACCGGATCACCTATTATGTTTCCTTGGTGGGACAAATCGGGTTAATATTTCTGGCCCCCTTAATCTGGATAAGTCAAGGAACCCTACCAATCATCCCGGTGATCATTATGGCATTTGCTCCAGCAATGAGTTTATTTTTAATTCATGCGTTATCTCGATCCCATGAATATGAAGCAGACTTAGGAAGCGCTATGCTGACGGGCAGCCCCGATTATTTAATCGCGGCACTTACAAAACTTGAAATTTATAAAAAAAATATGAAGCGCTGGTTTAAAATCCCCATCTCGGAAAATCATTCAAACTCGCTGTTAAGAACACATCCGCCCACAAAAGAGCGGATACGGCGGTTGCAATCCTATAAAACAAGCGATCAACATTTCCTTTGGACATAA
- a CDS encoding type III PLP-dependent enzyme has protein sequence MFIQLEDYLPLETFKKIKFFSEDKETPFLVIDTDTVVKNLDDLTTCFPYASIYYAVKANPGVEVLTIMRDKGVNFDIASVYELDRVLSLGISPDRISYGNTIKKSRDVRYFYDKGVRLYATDSEADIRNIAKAAPGSKIYVRILSEGTLTADWPLSRKFGCQPDMAMDLIILAKNLGLIPYGISFHVGSQQRDIGAWDGVLGKVKVIFERLLEEENIKLEMINLGGGFPANYLAKANTLDVYAQEITRFLKEGFGEDLPTIFLEPGRSIMGNAGVLVSEVVLISRKSRTALNRWVYTDVGKFSGLIETLDEAIKYPVYSDRNGELEDVIIAGPTCDSADIMYEDFKYKLPLNLSISDRLYWLSTGAYTSSYSAIEFNGFPPLKTYFI, from the coding sequence ATGTTCATACAACTTGAAGATTACCTCCCACTGGAAACGTTTAAAAAAATTAAGTTTTTTTCCGAAGACAAGGAGACGCCTTTTCTCGTTATTGATACGGACACGGTGGTTAAGAATCTTGATGATCTGACAACCTGCTTTCCCTATGCGAGCATTTATTATGCTGTTAAAGCCAACCCTGGTGTAGAGGTCCTGACCATTATGCGGGACAAGGGCGTCAATTTTGATATTGCATCTGTCTATGAACTGGACCGAGTTCTGTCGCTGGGCATCAGTCCTGACAGGATCAGTTACGGCAACACCATCAAAAAAAGTCGGGATGTCAGGTATTTCTATGATAAAGGGGTCAGGTTATATGCCACGGATTCTGAAGCCGATATCCGCAATATCGCCAAGGCGGCACCCGGCTCCAAAATTTATGTCCGTATCTTATCCGAAGGAACCCTTACGGCAGACTGGCCGCTATCCAGAAAATTCGGCTGTCAGCCCGATATGGCCATGGATTTGATTATTCTGGCAAAAAACCTTGGCCTGATCCCCTATGGTATCTCCTTTCATGTGGGTTCCCAACAGCGTGATATCGGTGCCTGGGATGGGGTATTGGGGAAAGTAAAAGTCATCTTTGAAAGGCTGCTGGAAGAGGAGAATATCAAGCTTGAGATGATTAATTTAGGTGGTGGGTTTCCAGCCAATTATCTGGCAAAGGCCAACACACTGGATGTCTATGCCCAGGAGATCACCCGGTTTCTCAAGGAGGGATTTGGTGAAGATTTGCCTACTATTTTCCTTGAGCCCGGCCGATCCATTATGGGTAATGCAGGTGTGCTGGTCAGCGAAGTGGTTTTGATCTCAAGAAAATCCAGAACCGCTTTGAACCGGTGGGTCTATACGGATGTCGGAAAATTTTCCGGGCTGATTGAAACTCTGGATGAAGCCATTAAATACCCGGTTTATTCAGACCGCAACGGAGAACTTGAGGATGTCATTATTGCCGGCCCCACCTGTGACAGTGCAGATATTATGTATGAAGACTTCAAGTATAAGCTGCCTTTGAATTTGTCGATCAGTGACCGGCTCTATTGGCTTTCCACGGGTGCGTATACCAGTAGTTACAGTGCCATTGAATTCAACGGATTCCCTCCATTAAAGACATATTTCATTTAG
- a CDS encoding putative Na+/H+ antiporter, which translates to MKVRFVIILLFFILFFTAVAYAAGSGSGAPDFPPSFADYHDAEIKGVISILKHRINHTPFNLVASLIFLAAILHTFFSSKFLYYAHKWKAEHQKNIEAGKASEHCTIIRAEIFHFLGEVEVIFGLWAVLLTGAIVLFYDWPTFVSYISGVNYTEPMFVVVIMTLASSRPILNLSEKIMSRVAGIFKGTLAAWWLTIMTLGPILGSFITEPAAMTISAMLLARKFYELKPGRALKYATISLLFVNISVGGTLTHFAAPPVLMVAAPWDWNLPFMFTTFGWKAVIGIIMSNALVFFVFKNELSKLERKFKLSQLKGEIKEKYIHSHALKKDLEEAQQRIGNELQIEIQRIKDAARDSTMTVCEMDETDCALLDETFEQEFEDLKIQQMSVSVPGLLPRDKRPKLSDPNWDNRSGDVPGWIIAVHVAFMVWTIANAHYPAIFVSGLLFFIGFSHVTWPFQNNIRLKSPMLVGFFLGGLVIHGGLQGWWIAPVLGSLGKIPLMLSAIVLTAFNDNAAITYLSTLVPGFTDNLKYAVVAGAVTGGGLTVIANAPNPAGQALLKNYFTNGISPLRLLTYSLVPTIIMALCFLLL; encoded by the coding sequence ATGAAAGTACGATTTGTAATCATTCTTTTATTTTTTATATTATTTTTTACCGCTGTTGCATACGCCGCAGGGAGCGGTTCGGGCGCTCCTGATTTTCCCCCAAGTTTTGCCGACTACCATGATGCTGAAATCAAAGGGGTCATATCCATCCTTAAGCACCGCATCAACCATACCCCGTTTAACCTGGTAGCCTCTTTAATTTTTTTGGCTGCAATTCTTCATACTTTTTTCAGTAGTAAATTCCTTTATTATGCACACAAGTGGAAAGCTGAACACCAAAAAAACATTGAAGCGGGAAAGGCTTCTGAACATTGCACTATAATCCGTGCGGAAATCTTTCACTTTCTGGGTGAGGTTGAAGTTATCTTTGGCCTTTGGGCCGTATTGCTTACAGGTGCAATCGTTCTCTTTTATGACTGGCCAACTTTTGTCAGCTATATAAGTGGTGTAAATTATACTGAGCCGATGTTTGTTGTTGTTATCATGACCCTTGCCTCCTCCCGCCCTATCTTAAATCTTTCAGAAAAAATCATGAGTCGTGTTGCAGGAATTTTTAAAGGCACATTGGCAGCCTGGTGGCTGACAATCATGACCCTTGGGCCGATTTTAGGCTCATTTATCACTGAACCGGCAGCCATGACAATATCGGCCATGCTGCTTGCCCGTAAGTTTTATGAACTAAAACCGGGGAGAGCGCTTAAATACGCCACCATATCCTTGCTTTTTGTTAATATTTCGGTTGGCGGAACCCTTACCCATTTTGCTGCCCCTCCGGTCCTTATGGTGGCAGCACCCTGGGACTGGAATCTGCCTTTCATGTTCACCACCTTTGGCTGGAAAGCGGTCATTGGTATTATTATGTCCAATGCCTTGGTTTTTTTTGTATTTAAAAATGAATTATCTAAACTGGAAAGAAAGTTCAAACTTTCCCAGCTCAAAGGTGAGATTAAGGAAAAATATATCCACAGCCATGCGCTCAAAAAAGATTTGGAAGAGGCGCAACAGCGGATTGGCAATGAATTGCAGATAGAAATCCAAAGAATTAAAGATGCTGCCAGAGACTCAACAATGACTGTCTGTGAAATGGATGAAACCGACTGCGCTTTGCTGGACGAAACGTTTGAGCAGGAGTTTGAAGATCTTAAAATCCAACAAATGAGTGTATCAGTTCCAGGACTGCTTCCTAGAGATAAAAGGCCGAAGCTCAGCGACCCGAATTGGGATAATCGTTCCGGGGATGTTCCCGGGTGGATCATCGCCGTTCATGTCGCTTTCATGGTCTGGACCATTGCCAATGCGCATTACCCGGCTATTTTTGTTTCCGGATTGCTTTTTTTTATCGGCTTCAGCCATGTAACCTGGCCGTTTCAGAACAATATTCGACTCAAGTCCCCAATGCTGGTCGGCTTTTTTTTGGGGGGGCTTGTGATCCACGGTGGCCTTCAGGGATGGTGGATTGCACCGGTGCTTGGCAGTTTAGGAAAAATTCCTCTTATGTTAAGCGCCATAGTACTTACAGCCTTCAACGACAATGCGGCCATTACCTACCTGAGCACGCTGGTTCCCGGCTTCACCGACAACTTGAAATATGCGGTGGTGGCGGGTGCTGTTACCGGCGGTGGGCTTACTGTCATTGCAAATGCACCGAACCCGGCCGGACAGGCCCTTTTGAAAAATTACTTTACTAACGGTATCTCTCCTTTACGACTGCTCACCTATTCACTGGTGCCTACGATAATTATGGCGCTTTGTTTCCTTCTCCTATAG
- the nhaB gene encoding sodium/proton antiporter NhaB, with amino-acid sequence MFNALVKNFLGNAPIWYKLAIIVFLIINPILLVTSGSFITGWVLIGEFIFTLAMALKCYPLPSGGLLAIEAIILGMAKPETVYHEALANFEVILLLMFMVAGIYFMKEFLQFTFTRILVQVKSKIIISLLFCFAGAFLSAFLDALTVTAVIIAVAYGFYNVYHRYASGKDSSCEHDLTDDKSCQEAKRDDLVQFRGFLRNLMMHGAVGTALGGVCTLVGEPQNLLIGSQMGWHFVEFFLEVAPVSIPVLFVGLGTCYALEKKHWFGYGVEMPGNIRSHLLETAVKMEEQGGTKLKARLVIQAIGGIWLILALAFHLAAVGLIGLSVIILLTSFNGITDEHQFGHAFTEALPFTALLVVFFSIVAVIHEQHLFHPIMHFVLSLHGHLQLGAYYIANGLLSAISDNVFVATVYITETKMHFVNMLGQIPHIGMTGQELMDKLTDPHLVRADVLASLPAGAAAKAGDIIKHFDHLAVAINTGTNIPSVATPNGQAAFLFLLTSALAPVIRLSYGRMVWLALPYTITMSITGLIACYLFL; translated from the coding sequence ATGTTCAACGCTTTAGTAAAAAATTTTTTAGGGAATGCGCCTATTTGGTATAAGCTTGCCATTATAGTGTTCCTGATTATCAACCCTATTCTCCTTGTAACTTCCGGCTCTTTTATTACGGGCTGGGTGCTCATCGGAGAATTTATCTTTACCCTGGCCATGGCACTGAAATGCTACCCTTTGCCTTCGGGCGGTCTTCTGGCCATTGAAGCCATCATCCTGGGGATGGCCAAACCCGAAACCGTTTACCACGAAGCACTGGCCAATTTTGAGGTCATCCTTCTTCTGATGTTCATGGTTGCAGGCATCTATTTCATGAAGGAGTTTTTACAGTTCACCTTCACCCGTATACTTGTGCAGGTAAAGTCTAAAATTATAATTTCTTTGCTCTTTTGTTTTGCCGGCGCATTTCTGTCTGCGTTTCTTGATGCGTTAACCGTTACAGCGGTAATCATTGCGGTTGCCTATGGTTTCTACAATGTGTACCACCGTTATGCCTCAGGAAAAGATAGCTCCTGCGAACATGATCTCACCGACGATAAATCATGCCAGGAAGCAAAACGAGACGACCTGGTTCAATTTCGTGGGTTCTTGCGTAACCTCATGATGCACGGTGCCGTGGGCACGGCTCTGGGTGGTGTCTGTACCCTGGTTGGTGAACCCCAGAACCTGCTGATCGGCAGTCAGATGGGCTGGCACTTTGTTGAGTTTTTTCTGGAAGTTGCACCGGTCTCCATCCCAGTCCTCTTTGTCGGGCTTGGAACCTGCTATGCACTGGAGAAAAAGCATTGGTTCGGCTACGGAGTTGAAATGCCCGGCAACATTCGTTCCCATCTGCTGGAAACCGCAGTTAAAATGGAAGAACAAGGAGGAACCAAACTCAAGGCCAGACTTGTTATTCAGGCCATAGGCGGTATCTGGCTGATCCTTGCACTTGCCTTCCACCTTGCCGCTGTAGGTCTAATCGGACTCTCCGTTATCATCTTGCTTACCTCCTTCAACGGGATTACCGACGAACACCAATTTGGACACGCGTTTACTGAAGCCCTGCCGTTTACCGCCCTGCTGGTTGTCTTTTTCTCCATTGTTGCGGTTATTCACGAACAACACCTTTTCCACCCCATCATGCATTTTGTTCTCAGCCTTCATGGTCATCTCCAGCTTGGGGCGTACTACATTGCAAACGGTTTATTATCCGCGATCTCCGACAACGTATTTGTAGCCACCGTATATATTACGGAAACAAAGATGCATTTTGTCAATATGCTGGGTCAGATACCCCATATCGGCATGACCGGACAGGAACTCATGGACAAACTGACCGACCCGCACCTTGTCCGGGCTGACGTATTGGCGTCACTGCCCGCAGGAGCTGCTGCCAAAGCAGGTGATATTATCAAACATTTTGACCACCTGGCCGTCGCAATTAATACCGGAACCAACATTCCAAGTGTAGCAACACCTAATGGTCAGGCTGCATTTCTTTTCTTGCTGACTTCAGCCTTGGCCCCAGTCATCAGACTGTCCTATGGCCGGATGGTTTGGCTTGCATTGCCATACACCATCACCATGTCAATAACAGGCCTTATTGCCTGCTATCTATTCTTATAA
- a CDS encoding PAS domain-containing protein, with amino-acid sequence MPYFLGFSFLFSKEVINREVLLSSLINAIPDLVWLKDKDGVYLACNSRFEDFFGASEGEILGKTDYDFLETHLADFFRTHDQNAMTKGSALTNEEEIVFASDGHSELLETTKTPMYDNNEELIGILGIGRDITERKLLQEQLAQSRKLESVGRLAGGVAHDFNNMLSIILGNSELIQDDISEGSSLDDHLQQIMYAAKRSAWLTRQLLAFARQETISPKKLDLNHNLEGILNMLRRLIGENIELVWKPGKNLWVIHMDAGQIDQIMTNLCVNARDSIDNVGCITIETQNISIDEAYCLEHADAQVQDYVMLTISDTGAGMSKEVQAHIFEPFYTTKISTKGTGLGLATVYGIMKQNQGFINVYSEPDKGSAFKLFFPRCIAGEETKALKETHQNLPSGDEVILLLLVEDKISFYVRVYG; translated from the coding sequence TTGCCATACTTTTTGGGCTTCTCTTTCCTCTTCTCAAAAGAAGTGATAAACCGCGAAGTGCTTTTGTCCTCTTTGATCAATGCGATACCTGATCTGGTATGGCTTAAAGACAAAGACGGCGTATATCTGGCATGCAACTCCCGGTTCGAGGATTTTTTTGGTGCAAGTGAAGGTGAGATTCTCGGCAAGACGGATTATGATTTTCTTGAAACGCATCTGGCCGATTTTTTTAGAACCCATGACCAAAACGCCATGACCAAGGGCAGTGCCTTAACAAATGAAGAAGAGATTGTTTTTGCAAGTGATGGCCACAGCGAGCTGTTGGAAACCACCAAAACCCCGATGTACGACAATAACGAAGAACTCATCGGAATACTGGGTATCGGCCGCGACATTACCGAACGCAAACTGCTTCAGGAACAACTGGCGCAATCCCGGAAACTTGAATCTGTTGGGCGTTTGGCCGGAGGGGTTGCCCATGACTTCAACAATATGCTCAGTATCATTCTTGGTAATTCCGAACTGATTCAAGATGACATTTCGGAAGGCAGTTCCTTAGATGACCATCTTCAGCAGATAATGTATGCTGCAAAACGATCAGCGTGGCTAACCAGACAGCTTCTGGCTTTTGCCCGGCAAGAGACGATTTCACCCAAAAAGCTGGATTTGAATCATAATCTTGAAGGTATCCTAAACATGTTGCGCAGGCTGATCGGTGAAAACATTGAGCTTGTCTGGAAGCCGGGTAAAAATCTTTGGGTTATCCATATGGATGCAGGGCAAATCGATCAAATCATGACCAATCTGTGCGTCAATGCACGGGATTCCATTGACAACGTCGGATGCATTACCATTGAGACGCAAAATATTTCCATCGATGAAGCCTATTGTCTCGAACACGCCGATGCCCAAGTACAAGATTATGTTATGCTGACGATAAGTGATACCGGAGCCGGGATGAGCAAAGAGGTGCAGGCACACATATTTGAACCTTTTTACACGACAAAAATTTCCACTAAAGGAACCGGTCTCGGACTTGCGACGGTTTATGGCATCATGAAACAAAATCAAGGATTCATCAATGTATATAGTGAACCGGATAAAGGCAGTGCGTTTAAGCTATTTTTTCCCAGGTGTATAGCTGGTGAAGAAACCAAGGCGTTAAAAGAAACACATCAAAACCTTCCCTCCGGCGATGAGGTCATTCTCCTGCTCCTGGTCGAAGATAAAATCTCTTTTTATGTCAGGGTATACGGCTGA
- a CDS encoding PPC domain-containing DNA-binding protein, whose amino-acid sequence MKYSQAKQGRIYIIRLEDGDIIHEELEKFAREKAIKAASLTIIGGADKESKLIVGPEHGRTETITPMEHILNNVNEIVGTGTIFPNESGDAKLHMHIACGREESTVTGCVRNGVRTWHILEVILFELVETTAVRVFDPTTGFELLNP is encoded by the coding sequence ATGAAATATTCACAGGCAAAGCAAGGAAGAATTTACATCATTCGTCTTGAGGACGGAGATATCATACACGAGGAACTTGAAAAGTTTGCCAGGGAAAAAGCTATAAAAGCAGCTTCTTTAACCATAATCGGAGGTGCGGATAAAGAAAGTAAGCTGATTGTAGGGCCGGAGCATGGACGGACCGAGACGATTACACCAATGGAACATATTCTCAATAATGTGAATGAAATAGTGGGGACAGGTACAATCTTTCCCAACGAGAGCGGGGACGCCAAATTACACATGCACATTGCCTGTGGCAGAGAGGAATCAACTGTCACCGGATGTGTGCGTAACGGTGTCCGCACATGGCATATACTGGAGGTTATTTTATTTGAATTGGTTGAGACCACTGCTGTACGTGTGTTTGATCCAACCACAGGATTTGAATTGCTGAATCCATAA
- a CDS encoding PaaI family thioesterase: MKKYPFLEEVGLEVIYAKDGESELAVDLAEKHTTSWGSMHGGVTMTLLDVCMSRAARSSDPEESGAATIEMKVSFFQPGGQIGQRVTGKGRLLHNSGRMFFCEGEVWNGEKLVAKALGTFKVFHSVKTKTA, translated from the coding sequence ATGAAAAAGTATCCTTTTTTAGAAGAAGTCGGCCTTGAAGTCATTTATGCAAAAGACGGTGAATCCGAACTGGCAGTTGATTTAGCAGAAAAACACACGACCTCCTGGGGATCCATGCACGGTGGTGTGACAATGACGTTATTGGATGTCTGTATGTCACGTGCGGCACGGTCATCAGATCCGGAAGAGAGCGGTGCTGCAACAATTGAAATGAAAGTCAGTTTTTTTCAACCAGGGGGGCAAATCGGGCAACGCGTGACCGGGAAAGGTCGGCTTTTGCATAATTCAGGTCGGATGTTCTTTTGTGAAGGAGAGGTCTGGAATGGCGAAAAATTGGTTGCCAAGGCGTTGGGTACTTTTAAGGTTTTTCATAGCGTCAAAACCAAAACTGCATAA